A stretch of Fulvia fulva chromosome 4, complete sequence DNA encodes these proteins:
- a CDS encoding Nucleolar complex protein 2, which yields MAQTKATKKFEKNHLKDTVERRKGLKKIKQKQQLKAKKKARRAEEEGRDGSGNDADEAAANKKEVAKDALKDMSVDDFFQGGFEVPELPKKKGSKRKRDREDAEESDSDVSFEQQPVQADSDGASDSEDEDQDFKAQLDALAEKDPEFHKMLQQDEPEVFDDLDGLEVSDDDDDEPKRKKRRSDDSDDEMDGDKELGMATVKKWRKNLVEQHSLRAAKEVVIAFRSAAQGASAESEDKEFKYSVSDPDVYHQLLTTALKHIPEVFEHHLPVQENKNGKVHVPTESKKFKTVGPLLRSQIAGILHLLDHLSDPATLRLTLVSLLPLLPYLLSFKKLVRDVARAVTTVWSSHSNTEATRIAAFLAMRRLVVVGDAGIREGVLKATYQALVKGSRNTTMHTISGVNLMKNSAAELWGLAGGEGGVAYTTAFTFIRSLAMHLRSSITDNSNESYKAVYNWQYVHSLDFWSRVLAAHCVETASPLRPLIYPLVQVTLGALRLIPTATYFPLRFQLIRSLLRVSLATGTYIPLAAPLYEVLNSAEMRKVPKPSTLKPLDFNVSIRAQKSYLRTRTYQDGVAEQVQELLSEFFVMWAKNIAFPELALPVIVMLKRWLKEVNQRGHGKSGNKNQKVNGMVQLLVQKIEANSRWIEERRAKVEFAPNDRKGVDGFLADISWEKTPIGAYVVGQRNTRDEKAKVVEEGRKEEERRRKKDKDAKAGAHDDDSASESEPEEDDDESLDDEEMLDGEDESEDSE from the coding sequence ATGGCACAGACAAAGGCGACCAAGAAATTCGAGAAGAACCATCTGAAGGACACGGTCGAGCGACGCAAAGGGTTGAAGAAAATCAAGCAAAAGCAGCAGCTCAAGGCCAAGAAGAAGGCGAGAAGGGCAGAGGAGGAAGGCAGAGATGGCAGCGGCAACGATGCGGATGAGGCCGCAGCCAACAAGAAAGAGGTCGCTAAGGACGCGCTCAAGGATATGAGTGTGGATGACTTTTTCCAGGGCGGATTTGAAGTGCCAGAACTGCCGAAGAAGAAGGGCAGCAAGCGGAAACGCGATCGAGAGGATGCCGAGGAATCCGACTCAGATGTCTCGTTCGAGCAACAGCCTGTGCAGGCAGATAGCGACGGGGCGTCAGATTCAGAGGACGAAGACCAGGACTTCAAGGCGCAATTGGATGCGCTCGCGGAGAAGGACCCTGAGTTCCACAAGATGCTACAGCAGGACGAGCCCGAAGTGTTTGACGATCTGGACGGCCTCGAAGTAAGCGACGATGACGATGACGAGCCGAAGCGAAAGAAGAGACGCAGCGACGATTCGGACGACGAGATGGATGGCGACAAAGAGCTGGGCATGGCAACAGTCAAAAAGTGGAGGAAGAATCTGGTTGAGCAACATTCGTTACGGGCTGCGAAAGAGGTCGTGATTGCGTTCCGCTCTGCAGCACAAGGTGCATCTGCAGAATCCGAGGACAAGGAGTTCAAGTACTCGGTCTCGGATCCGGATGTCTACCACCAGCTGCTCACTACCGCGCTCAAACACATTCCAGAGGTCTTCGAACACCACCTCCCAGTCCAGGAGAACAAGAATGGCAAAGTGCATGTTCCGACGGAGTCGAAGAAGTTCAAGACAGTCGGACCTCTGCTGCGCTCTCAAATTGCGGGCATCCTACACCTGCTAGATCATCTCTCTGATCCTGCGACTCTGCGGCTGACCCTGGTATCTCTGTTACCACTACTACCATATCTACTCTCGTTCAAAAAGCTGGTCCGAGATGTAGCTCGAGCCGTCACCACTGTGTGGTCCTCCCATTCGAACACGGAAGCGACGCGAATCGCTGCTTTCCTGGCAATGCGTCGTCTTGTGGTCGTCGGAGATGCAGGCATTCGGGAGGGCGTCCTGAAGGCTACGTATCAGGCTTTGGTCAAGGGTAGTCGTAACACAACCATGCACACGATTTCGGGCGTCAACCTGATGAAGAACTCGGCCGCTGAGCTATGGGGTCTTGCAGGTGGCGAGGGCGGTGTAGCGTACACTACAGCATTCACGTTCATCAGAAGTCTTGCCATGCATCTGAGGAGCAGCATCACCGACAACTCGAACGAGAGCTACAAAGCTGTCTATAACTGGCAATACGTGCACAGTCTGGACTTCTGGAGTCGAGTATTGGCAGCACACTGTGTGGAAACAGCTTCGCCGCTACGACCTTTGATCTACCCATTGGTCCAGGTAACTCTCGGTGCCCTAAGGTTGATCCCCACGGCGACGTACTTCCCCCTTCGATTCCAGCTGATACGATCACTGCTTCGCGTGAGCTTGGCGACTGGCACATACATTCCGTTGGCTGCGCCTTTGTACGAAGTCCTGAACAGTGCGGAAATGCGCAAAGTGCCAAAGCCCAGCACTCTCAAGCCGTTGGACTTCAACGTGTCGATACGGGCGCAGAAGTCGTATCTCCGCACCCGAACATACCAGGATGGTGTAGCAGAACAAGTACAAGAGCTGCTGTCAGAGTTCTTCGTGATGTGGGCGAAGAACATTGCTTTTCCGGAGCTTGCGCTACCTGTGATAGTAATGCTAAAGCGTTGGCTCAAGGAGGTCAACCAGCGTGGACATGGCAAAAGTGGTAATAAGAACCAGAAAGTCAATGGTATGGTCCAGCTGCTTGTGCAGAAGATAGAAGCGAACTCaagatggattgaggagagaagAGCAAAGGTCGAATTCGCGCCGAACGACCGAAAGGGTGTGGATGGCTTCCTGGCAGATATCAGCTGGGAAAAGACACCAATAGGTGCGTATGTCGTCGGGCAAAGGAACACGCGAGATGAGAAGGCGAAAGTCGTGGAGGAGGGTCGTAAAGAAGAGGAGAGGAGGCGCAAGAAGGATAAGGACGCGAAGGCCGGTGCGCACGATGATGACTCTGCAAGCGAGAGTGAGCCAGAAGAAGATGACGATGAGTCTCTTGACGACGAGGAGATGCTTGACGGCGAAGACGAGAGCGAAGACAGCGAATAG
- a CDS encoding Vacuolar protein sorting-associated protein 28 — protein MYAQQLAYAPTPYSYTPSSNLTATINLDEEVKLADTAAERDLYESLAEIYSIIVTLDALEKAYLRDSIKESEYTETCDRLLRQYKSNLADESVQAAFGDLESFKAEWDLEVPKATERLKIGLPATVESVPTRNASQRTSNSQNASINGPSAANASALVSASESFITLFDAVKMNILSKDTLHPLLVEAIQAVNKVTDRDFDNKGKIVQWLITLNQMRAAEELSPEQARDLHFDLTAAYEGFKATLE, from the exons ATGTATGCACAGCAGCTGGCCTATGCGCCGACGCCCTACAGCTACACTCCATCGAGCAACCTCACCGCGACCATCAACCTAGACGAA GAAGTCAAGCTCGCCGACACTGCCGCTGAACGCGATCTCTACGAATCTCTCGCCGAGATCTACAGCATTATCGTCACCCTCGATGCACTGGAGAAGGCCTATTTGAGGGACAGCATCAAGGAGTCCGAGTACACGGAGACATGCGATCGACTGCTGAGGCAGTACAAGAGCAACCTTGCCGACGAGAGCGTGCAAGCTGCTTTTGGAGACCTGGAGAGCTTCAAGGCCGAGTGGGAC CTTGAGGTGCCCAAGGCGACCGAGCGACTGAAGATAGGTCTTCCGGCCACTGTCGAAAGCGTGCCCACACGCAACGCATCGCAGCGGACGTCGAACTCACAAAATGCTTCGATCAACGGACCCAGCGCTGCGAACGCAAGTGCCTTGGTGTCAGCGTCAGAAAGCTTCATCACGCTGTTTGATGCTGTCAAGATGAACATCTTGTCCAAAGACACTCTCCATCCTTTGCTGGTCGAAGCAATCCAAGCTGTCAACAAGGTCACTGACCGCGACTTCGACAACAAGGGCAAGATTGTGCAATGGTTGATAACTTTGAACCAGATGCGTGCCGCCGAAGAGCTTTCGCCGGAGCAAGCTCGTGATCTCCACTTCGACCTGACGGCCGCGTACGAAGGCTTCAAGGCCACACTGGAATGA
- a CDS encoding Methyltransferase, giving the protein MAYAMREHTEQKAVRLTADDLGLANLQQPHEEALDVLDLPQLYTKPSAPTLLNTLAHLSSEPSSWDTTPQSGTPRSSRSGTTTPHSVKRRIKSEGVAPYLTRIISSRLAWIEDDNQKEQIWEAASQRLSERSGRSAMGAITRTFVIAVQPPSPLEQSISRNPSSEADAIQILDPENNLELTLHEPALTSDNLGLKTWASSYLLAKRLGLLREVLPSLQHDAIILELGAGTGMVGLAAAAVFARHVILTDLPEIVENLERNVQANASSLTLRGARADVAVLDWTSPRSFTLEGVHSGHAGTFPLILVADPIYSPEHPRFLVQAIEYHLSHDEDARVVVELPLREAYVAERQDLRTRMTAIGLTIIDQGEEVGLDDWSSGNDEELTEVRCWWSVWGRM; this is encoded by the exons ATGGCATATGCAATGCGTGAACATACGGAACAGAAAGCTGTGCGGCTCACGGCTGACGATCTAGGTCTTGCCAACCTGCAGCAGCCGCATGAGGAGGCTTTAGATG TCCTCGATCTCCCGCAGCTGTACACAAAGCCTTCTGCCCCGACTCTGCTAAACACGCTAGCACACCTCTCCTCAGAACCGAGCAGTTGGGACACGACGCCCCAGAGCGGCACCCCGCGATCATCGCGCAGTGGCACCACTACACCTCACAGCGTCAAGCGAAGAATCAAGAGCGAGGGCGTTGCGCCGTACTTGACGAGGATCATATCGTCCCGACTAGCGTGGATCGAGGATGACAACCAGAAAGAGCAAATATGGGAAGCCGCATCTCAACGTCTGAGCGAGCGAAGCGGCAGGTCAGCAATGGGTGCGATAACTCGGACCTTTGTCATTGCCGTGCAGCCTCCATCGCCTCTCGAGCAATCTATCAGCAGGAACCCGTCTTCAGAAGCAGACGCCATACAGATCCTCGATCCTGAAAACAACCTCGAACTGACTCTGCACGAACCAGCTCTCACTTCCGACAATCTGGGTCTCAAGACATGGGCTTCTTCCTATTTGCTGGCCAAACGCCTGGGCCTGTTGCGGGAAGTCTTGCCGTCACTACAGCACGATGCCATCATACTCGAACTGGGTGCCGGAACAGGAATGGTTGGCCTCGCCGCAGCTGCGGTCTTTGCTCGACACGTGATTCTGACTGATCTGCCTGAGATTGTAGAGAATTTAGAGCGCAACGTGCAGGCGAATGCATCATCTCTGACACTTCGTGGAGCAAGGGCTGATGTCGCCGTGTTGGACTGGACTTCACCAAGGTCGTTCACGCTGGAAGGCGTTCACAGTGGCCATGCAGGAACATTTCCCTTGATTCTTGTTGCAGACCCCATCTACAGTCCCGAGCACCCTCGCTTTCTCGTTCAAGCCATCGAGTATCACCTGAGCCATGATGAAGATGCTCGAGTGGTGGTTGAATTGCCGCTGCGCGAGGCATATGTAGCTGAGCGCCAGGATCTGCGTACTCGCATGACAGCCATAGGACTCACAATCATAGACCAAGGTGAGGAAGTCGGACTCGATGACTGGTCAAGTGGCAATGACGAAGAGTTGACTGAAGTTCGTTGTTGGTGGAGTGTTTGGGGCCGGATGTGA
- a CDS encoding 2-oxoglutarate-dependent dioxygenase — MAVFKEIPILDLSLARSEETKPEFLKQLREALLTVGFLYIKNTGIDQQFYDKVCEEGIKFFDLPEEEKLAVEMKHKPSFLGYSRLGNEVTARKADWREQLDLGTPHAERTEQDPLYYHLFGPNQWPSEKYLPEFRRVFEDYMRRMSDISLFFTSLIAEAIELPATAFDNFFDKGQQHKLKIVKYPDNGDGVGQGVGPHKDSMLSSYLLQASNHRGLQAQNTQGEWIDCPPIPGTLVVAIGQGLEALTGGVCASTTHRVLSPEAGKGARFSIPFFQGVSYDARFESMEVPDRVRALRKEILDQQDGRRDDVEFTFVKGRWNHLGEATLMNRIKSHPDVGERWYPELLAEIQ, encoded by the exons ATGGCAGTGTTCAAGGAGATACCGATTCTGGATCTGTCGCTGGCAAGATCAGAAGAGACAAAGCCAGAATTCTTGAAGCAGCTGCGCGAAGCGCTGCTGACTGTAGGCTTCCTGTACATCAAGAACACTGGCATTGATCAACAGTTCTATGACAAAGTCTGCGAGGAAG GCATCAAGTTCTTCGACTTACCTGAAGAAGAGAAGCTTGCCGTAGAGATGAAGCACAAGCCCAGCTTTCTCGGTTACTCACGTCTCGGGAATGAGGTCACAGCACGCAAAGCAGACTGGCGAGAACAGCTTGATCTTGGAACGCCTCACGCAGAGCGTACGGAGCAAGATCCTCTTTACTACCACTTATTTGGACCAAACCAATGGCCGAGCGAGAAGTATCTGCCGGAATTTCGTAGAGTGTTCGAAGACTATATGCGAAGGATGAGTGACATCAGTCTCTTCTTCACAAGCCTGATAGCAGAGGCCATTGAGCTGCCGGCGACAGCGTTCGACAACTTCTTCGACAAGGGCCAGCAGCATAAGCTCAAAATTGTGAAGTATCCTGACAACGGTGACGGTGTTGGTCAAGGGGTGGGTCCTCATAAGGATTCCATGCTTTCATCGTATCTACTGCAAGCCAGTAATCACAGAGGGCTGCAAGCGCAGAACACCCAGGGAGAGTGGATCGATT GTCCTCCAATTCCAGGCACGCTCGTCGTAGCTATAGGGCAAGGTCTCGAGGCTCTTACCGGTGGCGTATGCGCATCGACCACACACCGCGTATTATCACCAGAAGCTGGAAAGGGCGCGCGCTTCTCCATTCCATTCTTTCAGGGCGTCTCTTATGATGCTCGCTTCGAATCCATGGAAGTGCCAGATCGTGTGAGAGCACTACGAAAGGAAATCCTCGATCAGCAAGATGGGCGTCGCGACGATGTCGAGTTCACCTTCGTGAAGGGTCGTTGGAACCATCTGGGCGAGGCAACGTTGATGAACCGCATCAAGAGCCATCCAGATGTTGGTGAGAGATGGTATCCAGAGTTGCTTGCGGAGATTCAGTAA